One stretch of Rhipicephalus sanguineus isolate Rsan-2018 chromosome 10, BIME_Rsan_1.4, whole genome shotgun sequence DNA includes these proteins:
- the LOC119406289 gene encoding uncharacterized protein LOC119406289, with amino-acid sequence MLRHYEKECTFHAVECTRCGEEILHGNLSTHYVTECVTGAPPASAVNTSSQSRETILQGVGAALQEFKTLLTKANYEETLPAIQSCLNELLEKVRNQESRMAEVYREVGGNAETAQNAARTTSTSKQEPASRRTPKTSIGTEASTSSSSLSCPQNRSAPLKPVSFPNLPRDVMRNMRKTSTQDYPQHYVVNPNPRKYRCDLELITAPSTTRSWSEVRRSVKTLDDRLKKSSGFRFINISCEQDGDDDDDVPATSARFRREIGPCKTTEEAVAPC; translated from the exons ATGCTGCGTCACTACGAGAAGGAATGCACGTTCCACGCAGTGGAATGCACGCGATGCGGTGAGGAAATCCTACACGGGAACTTGTCGACGCATTACGTGACCGAATGTGTTACTGGTGCTCCACCGGCAAGCGCAGTGAACACTTCCTCGCAATCTAGGGAAACGATTCTTCAAGGCGTTGGCGCTGCCCTCCAAGAGTTCAAGACGCTGTTGACGAAGGCCAACTACGAGGAGACGCTGCCTGCCATTCAGAGTTGCCTCAACGAGCTCCTAGAAAAAGTCAGGAACCAGGAATCCAGGATGGCCGAGGTTTATCGAGAGGTCGGAGGAAATGCAGAGACCGCTCAGAACGCGGCCCGGACTACCTCGACCTCGAAGCAGGAGCCTGCTTCTCGGAGGACTCCGAAGACTTCGATAGGCACCGAAGCAAGCACGTCGTCCTCGTCACTGTCGTGCCCGCAGAACAGGTCGGCTCCCCTAAAGCCGGTTTCGTTTCCCAACCTGCCCCGAGATGTTATGAGGAACATGCGGAAAACATCCACGCAGGATTATCCGCAACATTACGTTGTTAACCCTAACCCTCGGAAATATCGATGTGATCTAGAGTTAATCACGGCACCTTCGACTACACGTTCATGGAGCGAAGTGCGTAGGAGCGTGAA AACACTAGATGACAGGTTGAAGAAGTCTTCCGGCTTTCGATTTATCAACATTTCCTGTGAGCAGGatggtgacgacgacgacgacgtgccggctacatcggctcgatTTCGCCGAGAAATCGGTCCCTGCAAAACGACCGAGGAAGCCGTGGCCCCGTGTTGA